Proteins encoded by one window of Dryocola sp. LX212:
- a CDS encoding DNA-binding transcriptional regulator YciT encodes MNSRQQIILQMVIDQGRMSVADLAKTTGVSEVTIRQDLNLLEKLSYLRRAHGYAVPLESDDVETRMMNNFTLKQNLAGFAASLVNDGETVFIENGSSNALLARTLAERKRVTLITVSSYIAHLLKDTNCEVILLGGIYQKKSESMVGPLTRQFIQQVHFSKAFIGIDGFLPETGFTGRDMMRADVVNAVLEKGSEAIVLTDSSKFGSTHPYTLGPMARFSRVITDDGLNDTARQQLQDSGIHIDIVRQFPLS; translated from the coding sequence ATGAATTCCAGACAACAAATCATATTACAGATGGTGATTGATCAGGGCCGCATGAGCGTGGCCGATCTCGCTAAAACAACCGGCGTTTCCGAAGTGACCATCCGTCAGGATTTGAATCTTCTGGAAAAGCTGAGCTACCTGCGTCGCGCCCACGGTTACGCTGTGCCGCTGGAAAGTGACGACGTCGAAACCCGCATGATGAACAACTTCACGCTTAAGCAGAATCTTGCCGGGTTTGCGGCATCGCTGGTTAACGATGGTGAGACGGTGTTCATTGAAAACGGCAGCAGCAATGCCCTTCTCGCCCGTACGCTTGCCGAACGCAAGCGCGTGACGCTTATCACCGTCAGCAGCTATATCGCTCATCTTCTGAAAGATACCAACTGCGAAGTAATTTTGCTGGGCGGCATTTATCAGAAGAAAAGCGAAAGCATGGTCGGCCCTCTGACCCGCCAGTTCATCCAGCAGGTTCACTTCAGCAAGGCGTTTATCGGGATTGACGGGTTCCTGCCGGAGACGGGGTTCACAGGGCGCGATATGATGCGTGCCGACGTGGTAAACGCGGTGCTGGAAAAAGGCAGTGAAGCCATTGTGCTGACGGACAGCAGCAAGTTTGGCTCAACCCACCCATACACCCTGGGCCCAATGGCACGTTTCAGCCGCGTCATCACCGATGACGGCCTGAACGATACCGCCCGACAGCAGCTGCAGGACAGCGGCATCCATATTGATATTGTCAGACAGTTCCCTCTGAGC
- a CDS encoding formate C-acetyltransferase/glycerol dehydratase family glycyl radical enzyme translates to MTELNLNFLSPRVKAHKEALIHIVKPPVCTERARHYTAIYQQHQDKPLPVRRALALAHHLAKRTIWIKHDELIVGNQASHVRGAPFFPEYTVGWIETEIDELGDRPGAGFSITEEDKAVMHEICPWWRGQTVQDRCYGMFTDEQKALLATGIIKAEGNMTSGDAHLAVNFPLLLELGLDGLREKVAERRERLHLTDWDDLHKEQFLKAIDITFCALSEHILRFAALAKEMAGKESRPARRDELLAMADNCERIAHQPPKSFWQALQLSYFVQLVLQIESNGHSVSFGRLDQYLYPWYRRDVELEQTLGRDQAIELLQSCWLKLLEVNKIRSGSHSKASAGSPLYQNVTIGGQTLLNGNAVDAVNPLSYAVLESCGQLRSTQPNLSVRYHAGMSNDFLDACVQVIRCGFGMPAFNNDEIVIDEFIRLGVSREDAYDYAAIGCIETAVGGKWGYRCTGMSFINFARVMLATLEHGRDATSGKVFLPQEKALSEGSFTSFDEVMNAWDEQIRYYTQKSIEIECVVDTVLEENAHDILCSALVDDCIERGKSIKQGGAKYDWVSGLQVGIANLGNSLAAVRKLVFEQGVIGQQQLAEALANDFDGLSGEQLRQRLINGAPKYGNDEDEVDLLLARAYQTYIDELKQYHNTRFGRGPIGGTYYAGTSSISANVPFGAATMATPDGRKATTPLAEGASPASGTDRLGPTAVISSVGKLPTSKILGGVLLNQKLNPATLDNPRDREKLMFMLRTFFEAHKGWHVQYNIVSRETLLDAKQHPDKYRDLVVRVAGYSAFFTALSPDAQDDIIARTEHTL, encoded by the coding sequence ATGACCGAACTCAACCTGAACTTTCTCAGCCCGCGCGTCAAAGCGCACAAAGAAGCGCTGATCCATATCGTGAAGCCGCCGGTGTGTACCGAGCGCGCCCGGCATTACACCGCGATTTATCAGCAGCATCAGGATAAGCCGCTGCCGGTTCGCCGCGCGCTGGCGCTGGCGCATCATCTGGCCAAACGCACCATCTGGATCAAACACGACGAGCTGATCGTCGGCAACCAGGCCAGCCACGTGCGCGGCGCGCCGTTCTTCCCGGAATATACCGTGGGCTGGATTGAAACAGAGATCGACGAGCTGGGCGACCGTCCGGGCGCGGGCTTCTCTATCACGGAAGAAGACAAAGCCGTGATGCATGAAATCTGCCCGTGGTGGAGGGGCCAGACGGTGCAGGATCGCTGCTACGGTATGTTTACCGACGAGCAGAAAGCGCTGCTGGCAACCGGCATTATCAAAGCCGAAGGCAACATGACCTCCGGCGACGCGCATCTGGCGGTGAATTTCCCGCTGCTGCTGGAACTGGGGCTTGATGGCCTGCGCGAAAAGGTCGCCGAACGCCGCGAACGTCTGCACCTCACCGACTGGGACGATCTGCATAAAGAGCAGTTCCTGAAGGCGATCGATATTACTTTCTGCGCCCTGAGCGAACATATCCTGCGCTTTGCGGCGCTGGCAAAAGAGATGGCGGGCAAAGAGTCCCGCCCTGCCCGCCGCGACGAGCTGCTGGCAATGGCGGATAACTGCGAACGCATCGCCCACCAGCCGCCGAAATCCTTCTGGCAGGCGCTACAGCTGAGCTACTTCGTACAGCTGGTGCTGCAAATTGAGTCCAACGGCCACTCCGTCAGCTTTGGTCGTCTGGACCAGTACCTTTATCCCTGGTATCGCCGCGACGTTGAGCTGGAGCAAACCCTGGGCCGCGACCAGGCTATCGAACTGCTGCAAAGCTGCTGGCTTAAGCTGCTGGAGGTGAACAAAATCCGCTCCGGCTCGCATTCCAAAGCCTCGGCGGGCAGCCCGCTGTATCAAAACGTGACCATCGGCGGCCAGACGCTGCTCAACGGGAATGCGGTCGATGCGGTCAACCCGCTCTCTTATGCCGTACTGGAATCCTGCGGCCAGCTGCGCTCAACCCAGCCAAATCTCAGCGTGCGCTACCACGCGGGAATGAGTAATGACTTCCTGGACGCCTGCGTTCAGGTCATTCGCTGCGGCTTCGGTATGCCTGCCTTTAACAACGACGAAATAGTTATCGACGAGTTCATCAGGCTCGGCGTCAGCCGCGAAGATGCCTACGACTATGCGGCGATTGGCTGCATCGAAACCGCCGTCGGCGGCAAGTGGGGCTACCGCTGCACCGGCATGAGCTTCATCAACTTTGCCCGCGTCATGCTGGCAACGCTTGAGCATGGCCGTGACGCCACCAGCGGGAAAGTATTCCTGCCGCAGGAAAAGGCGCTATCTGAAGGCAGCTTCACCTCTTTCGACGAGGTGATGAACGCATGGGACGAGCAGATTCGCTACTACACGCAGAAATCCATTGAGATCGAATGCGTGGTGGATACCGTTCTGGAAGAAAACGCCCACGATATCCTGTGTTCTGCGCTGGTGGATGACTGCATCGAACGCGGTAAGAGCATCAAACAGGGTGGCGCGAAGTACGACTGGGTTTCTGGCTTGCAGGTGGGGATCGCCAACCTGGGCAACAGCCTGGCGGCGGTGCGTAAGCTGGTGTTTGAACAGGGTGTGATTGGTCAGCAGCAGCTCGCCGAAGCGCTGGCGAACGATTTTGACGGGCTTAGCGGCGAACAGCTGCGCCAGCGTCTGATCAACGGCGCGCCTAAGTATGGCAATGACGAAGATGAAGTGGATCTGCTGCTGGCGCGAGCCTACCAGACCTATATTGATGAACTGAAGCAGTATCACAATACCCGTTTTGGGCGCGGGCCAATTGGCGGAACTTACTACGCGGGCACCTCGTCAATCTCTGCAAACGTCCCATTTGGCGCCGCAACTATGGCAACGCCTGATGGCCGTAAGGCGACAACTCCGCTGGCGGAAGGGGCAAGCCCGGCATCGGGTACTGACCGTCTGGGACCGACTGCGGTAATAAGCTCCGTTGGGAAATTGCCAACCAGCAAGATTCTGGGCGGCGTACTGCTTAATCAGAAACTGAATCCCGCCACGCTCGATAACCCGCGAGACCGTGAGAAACTGATGTTTATGCTGCGCACCTTCTTCGAAGCGCATAAAGGCTGGCACGTGCAATACAACATCGTTTCCCGTGAAACGCTGCTCGATGCCAAACAACATCCTGACAAGTATCGTGATTTAGTGGTGCGTGTAGCAGGTTATTCGGCATTCTTTACGGCCTTATCTCCGGACGCGCAGGATGATATTATAGCCCGAACTGAACATACTCTTTGA
- a CDS encoding glycyl-radical enzyme activating protein: MLFNIQRYSTHDGPGIRTVVFLKGCSLSCRWCQNPESRARTHDILFDERLCLAGCELCQHAAPQAISRIDEKMVIAREKLTEGDILALNDCCPTQALTVCGETQSADAIMEKVLRDKPFYDRSGGGITLSGGEPFMQPEMVRTLLQRSKEAGINTAVESCLHVPWKYLEPSLPHLDLLLADLKHVDKQRFKQWTDGNADRVLDNFRRLAAHNVEMTIRVPLIPDFNADKRSIRAISDFAADEIGAKTIHFLPYHTLGINKYKLLNVPYLAAQKPLDAPDLLQFAEQYASQKGMTAWIRG, from the coding sequence ATGCTTTTCAATATCCAGCGTTACTCGACACATGACGGCCCGGGCATCCGCACGGTCGTCTTCCTGAAAGGCTGCTCTCTTAGCTGCCGCTGGTGCCAGAACCCTGAAAGCCGCGCCCGCACGCACGACATCTTATTTGACGAACGTCTCTGCCTCGCCGGGTGCGAGCTTTGCCAGCATGCCGCGCCGCAGGCGATCTCCCGCATAGATGAAAAAATGGTTATCGCTCGGGAAAAGCTCACCGAGGGCGACATTCTTGCTTTAAACGACTGCTGTCCGACGCAGGCGCTGACCGTGTGCGGCGAAACCCAAAGCGCAGACGCCATTATGGAAAAAGTGCTGCGCGATAAGCCATTTTACGACCGCAGCGGCGGCGGCATTACCCTCTCGGGCGGCGAGCCGTTTATGCAGCCTGAAATGGTACGCACGCTGCTGCAACGCAGCAAAGAAGCCGGAATCAATACCGCCGTAGAATCCTGCCTGCACGTGCCGTGGAAATATCTCGAACCTTCACTCCCGCATCTGGATCTGCTGCTGGCGGATCTGAAACATGTAGATAAACAACGCTTTAAGCAGTGGACGGACGGCAATGCCGACCGGGTGCTGGATAATTTTCGCAGGCTTGCCGCCCACAATGTGGAGATGACCATTCGCGTGCCGCTGATCCCCGATTTTAACGCTGATAAGCGGTCAATCCGTGCTATCAGCGATTTTGCTGCCGACGAAATCGGCGCGAAGACAATTCATTTTTTGCCCTACCACACCTTAGGTATTAACAAATACAAACTCCTGAACGTGCCCTATCTGGCAGCGCAGAAGCCCCTTGACGCGCCCGACCTGCTGCAGTTTGCCGAACAGTATGCCAGCCAGAAAGGCATGACCGCCTGGATAAGAGGATAA
- the fsa gene encoding fructose-6-phosphate aldolase, which produces MELYLDTADAAAVKRLARVLPLQGVTTNPSIVAKAGKPIWEVLPALQDALGGGGKLFAQVIAANADEMVREAQLLTSRVPGIVVKVPTTVEGLAAMKQLKILGIPTLGTAVYGAAQGLLAALAGAEYVAPYVNRLDAQGGDGIQMVQDLQQLLTLHAPRSKVLAASFRTPHQAMSCLLAGCESITLPVDVADQLLTTPAVTAAIATFEKDWQGAFGSLSL; this is translated from the coding sequence ATGGAACTGTATTTAGACACCGCCGACGCGGCTGCCGTTAAGCGGCTGGCCCGCGTCCTGCCACTGCAGGGCGTGACGACTAACCCATCGATTGTTGCCAAAGCTGGCAAGCCGATCTGGGAGGTATTACCTGCGTTGCAGGATGCGCTGGGTGGAGGAGGCAAGCTGTTTGCCCAGGTCATTGCGGCAAATGCGGATGAGATGGTGCGTGAAGCGCAGCTTTTGACCAGCCGCGTACCGGGAATTGTAGTGAAAGTACCGACGACGGTTGAAGGCCTTGCGGCGATGAAACAGCTGAAAATTCTGGGCATCCCAACGCTTGGCACCGCTGTCTACGGTGCGGCACAGGGGCTGCTGGCCGCGCTGGCCGGTGCGGAATATGTTGCGCCGTATGTGAATCGCCTGGACGCGCAGGGCGGCGACGGCATTCAGATGGTTCAGGACCTGCAGCAGCTGCTGACGCTGCATGCGCCACGGTCCAAAGTGCTGGCCGCGAGCTTCCGCACGCCGCATCAGGCCATGTCCTGCCTGCTGGCGGGCTGTGAGTCCATCACCTTACCGGTAGACGTCGCCGATCAGCTGCTGACGACACCCGCCGTTACCGCCGCCATCGCTACCTTTGAAAAAGACTGGCAGGGCGCTTTTGGTTCTTTAAGCCTCTGA
- the umuC gene encoding translesion error-prone DNA polymerase V subunit UmuC, protein MFALVDVNSFYASCELAWNPKLQGLPVVVLSNNDGCVIARSAEAKKLAITMGAPYFKQRDIFEKHNVITFSSNYELYGDMSYRVMDTLEEICPRVEVYSIDEAFADVSGIPDLDAFGREIRRTIYKRTRLTVGVGIAPTKTLAKLANHAAKLWTQTGGVVDLSSRERQRKLMALMPVSEVWGVGRRIGKKLNAMGIDNVIQLADSDLRFIRKHFSVVLERTVRELRGEPCLVFEEFVPIKQEIISSRSFGARVQDYRSVREAICNYAARAAEKLRAQHQYCCYISAFIKSSPFDLHEPYYGNNCGTRLMTPTQDTRDIMAAATRCLDEIWKNGPRYQKAGVMLGDFYSQGVAQLNLFDDRAPRPNSEALMSLLDEVKKKGMGKLWFAGQGIQQEWQMKRALLSPAWTTKITDVPVAYARG, encoded by the coding sequence ATGTTTGCCCTTGTCGATGTGAATTCATTTTATGCCAGCTGCGAGCTGGCCTGGAATCCAAAGCTACAGGGCCTGCCGGTGGTGGTGCTTTCCAATAACGATGGCTGCGTGATCGCCCGCTCGGCAGAAGCTAAAAAGCTGGCTATCACCATGGGGGCGCCCTACTTCAAACAGCGGGATATCTTCGAGAAGCATAACGTTATCACCTTCAGCAGCAACTACGAGCTGTATGGTGATATGAGCTACCGGGTAATGGATACGCTGGAAGAGATCTGCCCACGCGTGGAGGTTTACAGCATCGATGAAGCCTTCGCCGACGTAAGCGGTATCCCCGATCTGGACGCTTTTGGACGAGAGATCCGCAGGACTATTTATAAACGCACCCGGCTGACCGTAGGGGTGGGCATAGCGCCCACCAAAACGCTGGCAAAGCTCGCCAACCATGCGGCCAAGCTTTGGACGCAGACCGGAGGCGTGGTCGACCTTTCCAGCCGTGAGCGGCAAAGAAAGCTGATGGCGCTGATGCCTGTCAGCGAAGTGTGGGGCGTGGGGCGGCGAATTGGTAAAAAGCTGAACGCAATGGGGATCGACAACGTAATCCAGCTGGCAGACAGCGATCTGCGGTTTATCCGCAAACACTTCAGCGTCGTACTGGAAAGAACGGTTCGCGAATTGCGCGGTGAGCCCTGTCTGGTATTTGAGGAGTTTGTGCCGATAAAGCAGGAAATTATCAGTTCCCGCTCGTTCGGCGCCCGCGTGCAGGATTACCGCTCCGTTCGGGAAGCGATATGCAACTATGCCGCACGCGCCGCCGAAAAACTTCGCGCCCAGCACCAGTATTGCTGCTACATCAGTGCCTTTATCAAAAGCAGCCCGTTCGATCTTCACGAACCTTATTACGGCAACAACTGCGGCACCCGCCTTATGACCCCCACGCAGGACACGCGCGATATTATGGCGGCGGCGACTCGCTGCCTGGATGAAATCTGGAAGAACGGGCCACGCTATCAAAAGGCGGGGGTCATGCTGGGGGATTTCTACAGCCAGGGCGTAGCGCAGCTGAATTTGTTTGACGATCGTGCTCCGCGCCCCAACAGTGAAGCCCTGATGAGCCTGCTCGACGAGGTGAAAAAGAAAGGTATGGGTAAACTCTGGTTTGCCGGGCAGGGCATTCAGCAGGAGTGGCAGATGAAACGCGCTCTGCTTTCCCCAGCCTGGACAACAAAAATTACGGATGTTCCTGTTGCTTACGCCCGCGGCTAG
- the umuD gene encoding translesion error-prone DNA polymerase V autoproteolytic subunit, translating into MMLYRLDVSLNSPTLPLYLERISAGFPSPAADYMDEGINLVKHLISHPSATYVLRVSGESMRDAGILDGSLLLVDSSLRADHHDIVVACLNGEFTVKRLVLRPTPHLRAENPEYAPILLNDEDDTRIVGVVTTVINTFRRVCTRQSAS; encoded by the coding sequence ATGATGTTGTACCGTCTTGACGTCAGCCTGAACTCCCCGACGCTTCCCCTTTACCTGGAGCGCATCTCTGCGGGTTTCCCCAGCCCGGCGGCAGATTATATGGATGAGGGGATCAACCTAGTAAAGCACCTGATCTCCCACCCTTCTGCAACCTACGTGCTGCGAGTCTCGGGCGAATCGATGCGGGATGCCGGTATTCTGGACGGCTCATTGCTGCTGGTAGACAGCAGCCTGCGGGCCGACCATCACGATATCGTTGTCGCCTGCCTGAACGGTGAGTTCACCGTGAAACGCCTGGTGCTGCGCCCCACCCCGCACCTGCGAGCAGAAAACCCGGAGTATGCGCCGATTTTGCTTAATGATGAGGACGATACCCGCATCGTGGGCGTTGTCACTACCGTCATTAATACTTTTCGTCGCGTTTGCACCCGCCAGTCAGCAAGTTGA
- a CDS encoding autotransporter outer membrane beta-barrel domain-containing protein has translation MKIIKILSTDAHHAPCSLHLKTSASLIAGVLSFGCMDANADIDVNTSGNAGITSSGLYVDENIKMYATRTTGIKAENNTNISLSLGSIKNNAVSAAGAKGQVGISAAENSHISLTDTTVLMDPKTGTGATVTANDMRGIVVNSGSRVVLDNTSVILGGGAKGNNNGGAVVSGDDAEISLKNSSLLTSSWGAVGVAAGQGGRINLTEGTKILTTGTRGNNGGSHGITVESAGSQLYAENASINTTGGSAYGVKATEGGKLDLKDTAIYTGGGYGHGVVIDGPSEATISGGLIQTTGKGATGLWARSGANVNLQNGGKIETSGAAISATAPLDNEKTLSLSHVLLASGENTVVTGRDLQLTSSAVSASAVRAEDNARISLFDTLVETTGTATSTTTTAALHALSGAAISGTGLSVDVSGTNQGGIRAEGANSEISLVNSTVSVSGPGNALHSSAAARAISGASVSVTHSALTTTGMTSHGVSVEGAGSRALIRDTTIETRGARSSSVNINDGASAEIYSSKMLTTAGSGITGPWSPGILLQGAGSSLLLKDSEIFTTQSPSGGISAGSGSQLEVNTSRITTSGDYGTGIGVANSTAVITNSHINTSGNDNAMGIVANGGATVTVTGGSVTTTGNGSPVQSNLTFPHALASRSPGAMLTVDGTTLVTKGAQAYGATADDGGSIILRNLSVKTLGENSIGLYAGIGVLKPGSVGLTATNVSVETLGDNAAGAFAGRKYKSETAEMALDGVALATHGDNSLGLWAEAGAGLTANNTVITTDGALSHGILASNGGRVQANNVVVTAHGENAAALAVQGTDAWTGQANLMNTTLSGEHGHGIETTGYADITMQNSRVTGERQWLQVNNGAGNLQGHANINLSGSVATGAALTQDNAHSEVALNNTSLWFLTDNSVLGTLSNNQSLIHFSTSENHQYKSLTVNNYHGDNGTIALNTHLHDDNSPSDQVVINRGHADGSTNLKISNTNGSGALTRGNGIKVVDAINGGTTTAGAFSLLSKVKAGPYQYTLYRSSVDGSNEQAWYLRSHKETDSPGNDIVIPPNKPDDEIPAIPPDNKPDDETPAIPPDNKPDDETPAIPPDNKPDDEIPAVPSDNKPDPGKQPPEGSDETGNDGEGAPPDPVVERPVVPDYRAETSLYKELPQLALLYNRMLMDSLHERTGEQFASPENIKRAEASPSMSWGRAIYKKGRLDLNESESRFTLNAIQLGIDLYRRRNEEGRSDFAGVTGSLGKINSKVTHAEGEFAGRNALKSWGAGVYWTHFTPSGTYLDAVAQYNRYYAESSPHDLATVKTKGYGLAASLETGYPWQPDKNVKRFVEPQAQLVYSTAKLDRLDDDAATVNFSKSESLTGRVSLRFHQTWDHNGKEKNRNKQTQTTLWLRPGLLHEFKGKSSTEFSSQDGAVPFTANTSGTSGQVIAGKDHQFNNSVSLTGTMSYEKSLAGENKNYGGIVGIKIKF, from the coding sequence ATGAAAATAATTAAAATTTTGTCAACGGACGCTCATCACGCCCCTTGTTCTCTTCATTTAAAAACATCCGCGAGCCTGATTGCCGGGGTTCTAAGCTTTGGTTGCATGGATGCAAATGCAGACATCGACGTGAACACATCCGGAAATGCAGGTATTACCAGTTCAGGTTTATATGTTGATGAAAATATAAAAATGTATGCGACCAGGACCACAGGCATCAAAGCAGAAAACAATACGAATATTTCTCTAAGCCTGGGAAGCATTAAAAACAATGCTGTCTCCGCTGCCGGAGCAAAGGGTCAGGTCGGAATCAGCGCCGCTGAGAATAGTCATATTTCCCTCACGGATACTACCGTATTAATGGATCCCAAAACGGGTACTGGCGCAACAGTGACCGCAAATGACATGAGAGGAATTGTTGTTAATTCTGGCAGCCGTGTGGTTCTGGATAACACCAGTGTTATCCTCGGCGGGGGAGCAAAGGGGAATAATAATGGGGGCGCTGTCGTCTCCGGCGATGACGCTGAAATTTCCCTGAAAAATTCCTCTCTACTGACGTCTTCATGGGGGGCGGTAGGCGTAGCAGCAGGACAAGGAGGCAGAATCAATCTTACGGAGGGAACCAAAATTCTGACCACCGGGACTCGCGGGAATAATGGCGGCAGTCATGGCATTACTGTAGAGAGCGCTGGAAGCCAGCTGTATGCAGAAAACGCCTCAATCAACACGACCGGCGGCTCGGCATATGGTGTAAAGGCAACCGAAGGGGGGAAACTCGATTTAAAAGATACCGCCATCTACACCGGCGGGGGCTATGGACATGGGGTAGTCATCGATGGTCCATCGGAGGCGACGATTTCAGGCGGCCTCATCCAGACTACGGGCAAAGGGGCTACTGGATTATGGGCGCGTAGCGGTGCCAACGTTAATCTGCAGAACGGTGGAAAAATAGAGACGTCAGGGGCAGCGATATCAGCTACCGCCCCGCTGGATAACGAAAAAACGCTCAGCCTGAGTCATGTATTACTGGCCAGTGGTGAAAACACCGTGGTTACCGGACGAGACCTCCAGTTAACTTCTTCTGCCGTGAGCGCGAGTGCTGTAAGAGCCGAAGATAATGCCCGGATCTCCTTATTTGACACTCTTGTTGAGACCACCGGCACGGCAACCAGCACGACGACCACCGCAGCCCTGCACGCATTGTCTGGTGCGGCTATCAGCGGGACCGGTTTGTCTGTCGACGTTAGCGGAACAAATCAGGGTGGAATCCGTGCCGAAGGCGCGAACAGCGAAATTTCCCTTGTTAACAGCACGGTCTCCGTCAGCGGTCCGGGAAATGCGCTGCATTCCAGTGCCGCTGCTCGCGCCATTTCGGGGGCGTCTGTTTCCGTGACCCACTCTGCCTTAACCACCACCGGCATGACAAGCCACGGTGTCTCCGTGGAAGGTGCGGGTTCCCGCGCCCTGATCCGCGACACAACTATTGAAACGCGTGGCGCACGCAGCTCAAGTGTGAACATCAACGACGGAGCTAGTGCCGAAATCTACAGCAGTAAAATGCTGACTACCGCAGGCTCGGGCATCACTGGTCCGTGGTCGCCGGGGATATTGCTTCAGGGAGCTGGTTCATCCTTGCTTCTGAAAGACAGCGAGATTTTCACTACGCAAAGCCCCAGCGGCGGGATCAGTGCCGGCAGCGGCAGCCAGCTTGAGGTGAACACAAGCAGAATAACCACCTCCGGTGATTATGGTACCGGTATTGGCGTCGCCAACAGCACCGCAGTCATCACCAACAGCCATATTAATACCTCCGGCAATGATAATGCGATGGGGATTGTGGCGAACGGCGGTGCTACGGTAACGGTAACGGGAGGCAGCGTCACCACGACTGGCAACGGCTCGCCGGTACAGTCAAATCTCACGTTCCCTCACGCCCTGGCCTCACGCAGCCCCGGTGCAATGCTCACCGTTGATGGAACCACCCTGGTGACAAAAGGCGCTCAGGCCTACGGTGCCACCGCCGATGACGGCGGAAGCATCATCCTGAGAAATCTGTCAGTCAAAACGCTGGGGGAAAACTCAATCGGTTTATATGCCGGTATCGGCGTGCTAAAACCGGGCAGCGTGGGGCTGACCGCGACAAATGTTTCCGTCGAAACGCTGGGTGATAATGCGGCCGGTGCGTTTGCTGGCCGCAAATATAAATCTGAAACCGCTGAAATGGCGCTGGACGGCGTCGCGCTGGCAACGCATGGTGATAATTCACTTGGGCTCTGGGCTGAAGCAGGTGCCGGGCTGACGGCTAATAATACTGTGATAACCACCGACGGTGCGCTATCTCACGGCATTCTGGCGAGCAACGGCGGGCGGGTTCAGGCGAATAATGTCGTGGTCACAGCGCACGGCGAAAATGCGGCGGCGCTGGCCGTTCAGGGAACAGATGCCTGGACCGGGCAGGCAAATTTAATGAACACGACCCTTTCAGGGGAGCATGGCCACGGCATTGAAACCACCGGTTATGCGGATATCACTATGCAGAACAGCCGGGTGACAGGAGAACGGCAGTGGTTACAGGTAAACAATGGGGCGGGTAATTTGCAGGGTCACGCTAATATTAATCTGTCCGGGAGTGTGGCTACCGGTGCGGCGTTAACGCAGGACAATGCACATTCAGAAGTCGCGCTGAACAACACCAGCCTGTGGTTCTTAACCGATAATTCTGTGCTCGGTACGCTAAGTAATAATCAAAGCCTTATTCATTTCAGTACGTCAGAGAACCATCAGTATAAGTCATTGACGGTGAATAATTATCACGGCGACAACGGAACAATTGCGTTAAATACGCATCTGCACGATGACAATTCCCCCTCGGACCAGGTGGTGATTAATCGCGGACATGCCGATGGCTCAACCAATCTTAAAATCTCGAATACCAACGGCAGCGGCGCACTGACTCGCGGCAACGGTATTAAAGTCGTGGATGCCATCAATGGTGGGACCACGACAGCCGGAGCGTTCAGCTTGTTAAGTAAAGTGAAGGCGGGGCCGTATCAGTACACACTATATCGATCAAGCGTGGACGGGAGTAATGAGCAGGCGTGGTACCTGCGTTCACATAAAGAAACCGATAGCCCGGGCAATGATATCGTTATCCCGCCGAATAAACCTGATGATGAAATTCCTGCCATTCCACCAGATAATAAGCCTGATGATGAAACGCCTGCCATTCCACCAGATAATAAGCCTGATGATGAAACGCCTGCCATTCCACCAGATAATAAACCTGATGATGAAATCCCTGCCGTTCCATCAGATAATAAGCCTGATCCGGGAAAACAACCGCCAGAAGGCAGCGATGAGACAGGCAATGATGGGGAAGGGGCACCCCCTGATCCGGTTGTTGAGCGACCTGTCGTCCCTGATTACCGAGCTGAAACCTCGCTGTATAAAGAGCTTCCGCAGCTGGCTTTACTCTACAATCGCATGCTCATGGACAGCCTCCATGAACGTACCGGCGAGCAATTCGCCAGCCCGGAAAATATTAAAAGAGCCGAAGCATCGCCTTCAATGAGCTGGGGGCGTGCCATCTATAAAAAAGGACGTCTGGATTTAAATGAATCCGAATCACGGTTTACGCTGAATGCCATTCAGCTGGGCATCGATTTATACCGTAGGAGGAATGAAGAAGGGCGTTCCGATTTTGCCGGCGTGACGGGGAGTTTGGGCAAAATTAATAGCAAGGTCACGCACGCTGAGGGTGAATTTGCGGGCAGGAATGCCCTCAAATCGTGGGGTGCAGGCGTTTACTGGACTCATTTTACACCATCGGGCACCTATCTGGATGCCGTTGCGCAATACAATCGCTATTATGCGGAGTCTTCACCGCACGACCTGGCTACGGTGAAGACAAAGGGCTATGGTTTAGCTGCCTCGCTGGAGACAGGATACCCATGGCAGCCTGACAAAAACGTGAAGCGTTTCGTTGAACCCCAGGCGCAGCTGGTTTATTCAACCGCAAAGCTGGACCGTCTTGATGATGATGCCGCTACCGTTAACTTTAGTAAAAGCGAGTCGCTTACAGGCCGGGTAAGCTTACGTTTTCACCAGACCTGGGATCATAACGGCAAAGAGAAAAACAGGAATAAACAGACCCAAACGACGCTCTGGCTACGTCCGGGGCTCCTGCATGAGTTCAAAGGGAAAAGCAGCACGGAATTTAGTTCGCAGGATGGCGCTGTGCCTTTCACCGCTAATACATCAGGAACATCGGGGCAGGTTATTGCCGGGAAAGATCATCAGTTTAACAACAGCGTTTCGCTTACCGGTACAATGAGCTACGAAAAATCCCTGGCGGGAGAGAATAAAAATTATGGTGGCATCGTCGGTATTAAAATAAAGTTTTAA